The Legionella lansingensis DNA window AACCTTAAAGCCCCTTGATAGTCAGTCCAACGAGACTGGGATTTTTCTGCTTCCCCTAAACGGAGTAACCATGTATTAAAACGAAGACCAGGTGTGCCTGTATAGAGCTCGGCGAACTTCTTAGGTTCAATTTTTAACTCGTCTAGCGCATGTTCAATCGCAAGTTGGTTTTCTTTAAGCTTCTCTAGTTCTGCCATTATATACCCCTATGATCAAAATGAGGACAATCTTAGCAGAGACATATTGTAAATTCTAGAAAGGTGCGTTCGAGAAGGCTTATTCGCCTGGGAGACTAACCTCTAATTAACCTTAAGTTCACCTTGACTTTAAGTGCCGACGTACCGCGGCTTGTCCGCGGTATTCATTTGGTAGAAGTGAAGTAATGAACTTCGAACTTATAGATACCGCGGACAAGCCGCGGTACGTCGAGCTTTCAGGGAGTCAAAAAACTTAAGGCTAATTGAAAGAGTCCACCTCGATGGAGATCGTAGAGAACATAACAACGTAAAAAAGACTATTTTGTTTACTTCTCAAATGAGTATAATGACTTTTTTTTACCTACCAGAGCTAGAGGAGAAGACAATGCGCGCATCGCAATGGTTTTTGCCCACTCTTAAAGAAACGCCTAATGATGCGGAGATTGTTTCACATCAGCTTATGCTAAGAGCAGGACTTATCCGCAAACTTGGCTCCGGGCTTTACACCTGGCTTCCTTTAGGTCTTAAAGTATTGCGCAAGGTGGAGCAGATTGTTCGTGAGGAGATGAACCGTGCTAATGCGATGGAAGTTCTCATGCCTGCCATACAGCCAGCAGAGTTATGGCAAGAAACCGGGCGCTGGGAGACCTTTGGTGGGCAATTATTAACGATGAAAGATAGTAATGGGCGAGATTATTGTTTTGGCCCCACCCATGAAGAGGTGATTACCGATTTAATACGTAACGAATTGCAATCTTATAAAGAACTACCCGCTAATTTTTACCAAATACAGACAAAATTTCGCGATGAAATCAGACCACGATTTGGCGTAATGCGTGCTCGTGAATTCATCATGAAAGATGCCTATTCTTTTCATTTAAGCCAAGAATCGCTGCAAGAAACCTACAATATAATGTATGAGACGTATTGCAGAATCTTTGACCGTCTAGGACTACGCTATCGTGCAGTTGAGGCAGATACAGGGGCTATTGGGGGCTCCGCTTCGCATGAATTCCAAGTATTGGCTGATTCAGGTGAAGATTTGATTTTCTATAGCGATAGTAGCGATTATGCTGCCAATATTGAACAGGCGACTTGCTTACTCCCCGCAAAAGCTACTCAGCCACCAACAGAAAACATGAAGACGGTTAATACACCTGGCAAAAAAACAATCGCCGAAGTTGCGGACTTCTTAAAGGTCAACCCCAAAGACACAGTGAAAACGTTGATCGTAGAAGGAAGCCAGCATCCTTTAGTCGCACTGGTACTGCGCGGTGATGATGAATTAAATGAGGTCAAAGCTGCCAAACATCCTTTAGTGAAATCGCCTTTGCGTTTAGCTGATGATGAAACGATTGCCAAGTCATTGAAAACCACCGTCGGTTTTGTCGGTCCTGTTCATCTTGGTATTCCAGTCATCGCTGATCACTTTGCCCTGGCTATGCCCTCCTTTATTTGCGGTGCCAATCAACCCGATACCCATTACCTTCATACTGCCTGGGGTCGCGATGCACATTATGAAGATGCTTATGATTTACGCAATGTCAAAGAAGGGGATACAAGTCCCGATAGTAAGGGCAAACTACACTCTTGTCGCGGCATTGAAGTGGGTCATATCTTCCAACTCGGGGATAAATATGCCGAGGTGATGAAGGCGGCGGTGATTAATGAACAGGGTCATTTGCAAACCATGATCATGGGTTGTTATGGTTTAGGTATCACTCGTGTTGTCGCCGCAGCCATTGAGCAGCACCATGATGCCAATGGGATTATTTGGCCACAAACGATATCCCCCTTTCAAATCGTCATTATCCCTATCAATGGTCATCGCTCCATTATCGTTAAAGAAGCCGCTGAATCGCTTTATCAACAACTAAGCGAACAAGGGTTTGATGTGCTCCTCGATGATCGAAACGAGCGTCCTGGTGTTTTATTTGCCGATAGCGACTTGATTGGTATTCCTCATCGTTTAGTGGTGAGTGAACGGCACTTGAAAGAGAATGTTGTCGAGTATAAAGCGCGGGATAGGGAGGAAATTCATCTTGTTTCTTTGTTAGGTCTCGAGAAGTTTGTTAGAGGGCTATTTAAGTAGCCCGTATTAGCGCAGCGTAATACGGGATCACATATAAAATATCATGTTATTCATGGTGCAAACGCAATCCAATCTTGTTCTAACCAAAATACCCATTTAAACTATTTTCTGGTTTAAATTTTTAAGTTTTTGGATAGGTTCCCGCCTTCACGAGAATGACTCCAACTATATGACAAGAAAAAGAAGAAGAATATGATTAGAAAATTGATTTTCATGGGCATGATCATTTGTTCATGCCTGGCTCAGGGAAAAAACGCTTCACTCTATCAAGTGGATCTCATTGTTTTCACTCATCAAAATGCCTCTTCTATCGCGGATGATTTAAAAGAGGTACCCCAAAACACATTACATGGGATTCATTTAAAAACTGAAGGAAAGGGGACAGCAACACCCTATAGACTCCTCCCATCATCAGCCTCTAAATTAAAGCAAGAATACTGGGCTTTAAATCGTAAACCACAATACCATGTGCTCTTACATTACAGTTGGTTACAACCCTTTAATAACCAACAAACGGTGATCTTGCCCAAGCTGAGCCGAGATGGTTGGCAAGTTGAAGGGACAATCCGTGTGCGTCGATCAAATTATTATTTATTAGATACTCATTTATTGTTCTCCACCGTTTACGGTCAGGGTTCTTTTGTATTTGCACAAAAACAACGATTAAAAGGCGGCGATACATATTATCTTGATCACCCACAGGCAGGGATACTCATTAAAGTTCATCAAGTGGGTTAGAGAGCTAATAAGCATTCAGACATTCCCTCTCCCGCGACAGAAAATGTAAATAAATTAATATTTTTCGCGCGAGAGCTAAGTATTTAGGGTGTGTTGACAATTTATCCCCGCCTACGTGCCGCGGCTTGTCCGCGTCATCCAGGGATCTTGTGAATACCGCGGACAAGCCGCGGTAAGTAAGGTTTTCGAGAAATTGAATAAATGAATTGTCAACAGTCCCTAATCAATGGACTAGATCAATGAATTAAGTTCGTTTTTAATATGACCATCTCCTGGATGCCGCGAACAAGTCGTGGCACGTAGGCGGAGGATGAATTGTCAACACGCCCTACTCGTCTAGCGAGAACTCTTCTAATTACCCATGAGTTCCAATAACCCTCTGGATCGTCGTTCTGATGATATCACCTATCGCTTGTAAGCAAGCCAATTTCGCTGAGCCTGGCCGACTATAAAGAGCGATCGTACGAAAAGGGGCAGGTTTGGCGAAAGGAATAACTTGTAAACCTTGTTGGTTATCATAAATCGATAAAGCAGGTAGAAGTGTTACACCTAATCCAGCTTGCACCATAAACCGCAACGTCTCAAGACTGGTTGCGGAGAAATTGGCTTGCATTTCTGCTTTGGCTAATTGACATACAGCCATCGCTTGCTCGCGCAGACAATGCCCCTCTTCTAAAAGCATTACTTGCTCATTCGCTAAGTCATTTACCTCCATTGCAGCTTTTTTGCGGTTTGGGGTTTTAGCAGAAACAAAATAAAACGGCTCCTCAAAAAGAATGCGTTGGGAAAACTCCGCCTCCACAGGAGTAGCCATGATCGCTGCATCCAATTGCCCTCCAGCCAATTTCTCAATTAAGCGATGTGTCTTGTCCTCTATTAACCAAATATTGAGCTTTGGAAAAGCAGCTTGAATCGCCGGCATGACATGAGGCAGCAAGTAGGGAGCAAGTGTAGGGATTACGCCTAAGTGCAGTTCACCTGCATAAGGATCCGCTGATTGCCGAGCCAATTCCTTCATTTCAGCAACATTCGTCAATACTTGCTGCGCACGACCAAGCAATGCTCTACCCGCCTCAGTCAACATCACCTGTTTGTTATTACGTTCAAAAAGGACAATCCCCAACTCCTCTTCTAATTTTTTTATCTGCATACTTAATGTGGGTTGACTTACATGACAACGCTTGGCAGCCTCACCGAAATGCATAACATCGGCAAGCACAACAAAATAATGCAAATCGCGTAAATTCATTTTCCTTCACCTGATTAAAAATGTCTGGCAGATATACCCAATCGCATGGAAGTTGTGTATAGTCACCCATTTTTTATGTAAGCAACAAAACGTTTTAATGAGCTTTGTAAGTATTCCTATTACAGCCAGAACCAGGGTTTATGGTATTTGGCTCATTGGTGTCTCTTTTGTATTGTTCCAATTTTTTTTGCAATTGTCATCCGGCGTCATTATTGGTGCCATCATGCAAGAAGAACAACTTTCTGCCTTGCAAGCCGGGATTTTGGGCAGTGCCTTTTACTATATTTACACGAGCATGCAAATTCCGGTTGGCATATTATTCGATCGCAGAAACACCCGCCTACTCTTGGCTGCTAATGCCCTTCTATGCAGCATTGGCTGCTTTTTTTTCGCACATAGTCATCACTTGTTTTTATTGATTATAGGACGCATGTTAATCGGTGCAGGCTCAGCTTTTGCCTTTATTGGCTTATCTCACCTGCTCAGACAACATTTCCCTTTAAAGCAATTTGCATTCATTATTGGCTTATCAGAAACGTTAGGCTTTCTTGCGACGATGTTTGGCATGATCGGCATGGGAGCGTTCATCGCCCAATGGGGTTGGAGAAGTATCATCAATAGTGCTGGCATTGTTGGTCTTTGTATAGCTTTCCTCAGTTGGCAATACATTCCAGGTACTACGCGAGAAATAACAGGCTTGAAATATACTCAACAATTAACACAGATTTTTAAAAACAGCAGCGCATGGGTTAATGGTCTATTTGTCGGTTTAAGCTTTACTGTCATCACTGTTTTTGGTGCCATGTGGGCGGTCCCATTTATTCAAATCAAACTTTCCTGCAGCCTGAAACTTGCAAGCACAGTAGACTCTATGATTTTTCTTGGCGCCGCCATAAGTTGCCCTCTTTTTGGCTACTTGGCAAGCTTATTCTCTTATCGATTCTTAATGATCGTTTCCTGCTTTTCTACCGCAGGTTTAATTTTAGTGATTCTTTATTTGCCCTTTAACAACATTTTTATGTTGGCTTTCTTCATGTTTTTAATAGGGGTATGTTGCGGGGCCTATATGCTCGCCTATTCTATAGCTAATGAACTAGCTCCCATTGACTCCCTATCAACGTGCACTGGTTTTACCAATACCCTGGCCATGCTTACAGCACCTATCCTACAACCTTTGTTAGGGCTTTTACTTGATAAATTGCAGGAAATGGCACCAGAATCGACCCTGTTTGCTTATCAGATTGCGCTTTCAATAGTTCCTTTGAGCCTCATCATAGCCGCTAGTTTGGTCGTTTTATTACCTCTGAAGAGGTAACTTTAGCTGATGTGTTCAGGTTTAGGTTCAGGAAGTTGTCCTATTTCATCCTTGTTGATGGCACAAAATCCTGGCCATAAATCATCGGTAACTCCTGCGATTAAGTGATGTTTCTCACCTTCTTTAGCTAAAGCATCTTGTAAAAGCAAGTTAATTTTAGGTGAATTAATATGAATGCTCCATAGCCCATCCTTACCTTCTTTGATGCTAACGAACTGAGACATAGACCCAGGCTTTCCTTGTGGATCACGCCATCCTGCAATAGCTCCTCGCAAGGCATCTGCTTCTTGAAGATTTACAGCATAAAAACCGCTGCCATCATTAAATTGACATAAAATGCCTGTAAAAGGATGTAACGATTCCTGGGGTTTACTTAACCAGATTTGCCTAAACCAGGCTTTTTGGCCAGTAACAAATTCCTCAGTACCATCTGCCCCATGTTGGACATGACCGTTTAGACGACCCGTTTGATTGACTAATAGCTCCATACCCGAACGAAGATCTTGAACAGCAGGCCTATGTTCAACTTGTGTTAACATATCTGCTTTGAAATTAAAGCCCTTTTTGTCTTTCGTTTTGACTCCGAAGATCCAGCTATTATTGATTGGATTAAATTTTAAAAAGGTATGGCCAACACGCCAATTGCTAATCTCAGGTTGCGCAATCGTGGCAGAGCTTTCTTCAAATACCAAAGCAGCTTTGGTTTGTCCATCAATCAGTGCAGCTACCGCACTAAATTGCGTGCCTTTCCGATGCATTTGGAAGTAATAATTATAACGCTCACCACTTTCATTTATCACCGTTCCAGAGAATACCCAATCTCCTTGTATAGCACTTAAAGAAAGAATTTTATTCTCCGGTGCAACATCTTGAGGTTCTGTCGTATTGGCTGCAGCGGAATAACTTCCTGTCGATAATGCAACGCATAGAAACCACGTCTGGAATCGTACTTTCATGTCAAATTGTAGCCTTGTAAGTGTTTATGGGACCATAATGCCTGCCAAAATGAGTCGCTTAATTTTGCCTCTATTGGTAAAAAATACCAGGAATCCGCAGCAAAGGAGCGGCACTTAACGGCGTCTTTTTCAGTCATCACTACTGTTTTTTCCTTGAATTGTAGTTCATTTAATTGAAAATGGTGATGATCTGGAAAAGGATATTTTTTAAAGGATATTCCTAGATTATGCAAGCTTGTAAAAAAACGCTGTGGGTTTCCAATCCCTGCAACGGCCGCCACAGGAAATGTGATCGTTTCGGCACTTATTTCTTGTCCAGTGAGTATGTTTATCAGGTTGCCCGGGACAAACTGCATGGGATAGGCTTTTGGCCATTCACCCCCATTTACCACAATGAAATCCACTTGTCGTAATCGTCGCGGTCCTTCGCGTAACGGTCCTGCCGGCAAACATAATCCATTACCTAACTTGCGCACCCCATCAATGACAGCAATTTCAATCGAGCGCCCCATCGCGTAGTGTTGCAAACCATCATCGCTAATAATAACTTGACACTGATATTTGCTAAGCAAGAAGTGCACGGCGTCTACTCTCTTTGGGGCAATCACCACTGGACAACCTGTTTTTCTGGCAATAAGCAAGGGTTCATCCCCTACCATTCGTGCTTCATCCGTCACGGTAATTTCATGTGGGAAGTTTCTTATGCTCGCTCCATAGCCACGACTCACAATACCAACCCGTAATCCTTTGGCTTGTATTTGTTTCGCTAGTGCAATTACCAGCGGTGTTTTACCCACTCCACCCACAGTCAAATTGCCAATAACAATGACAGGCACTGGGAATTGCTGTTGCGAAAAACGCAACAAATAACTGCGACGAATCCAGCTTAGGCAGCTATAAATGAGTGCTAAAGGCCATAAAAACCAACACAAGGGATGGTTGCCATACCATAATTTATTAAGATTCATCGTCATGAAGCGATCATTTCTTCTTCAGATTCCACGGTCAATTTTTGTGTCCCATACAGCTGAGCATAATATCCATCTAAAGCTAACAATTCTTGGTGGGTGCCTTGTTCAACGACTCGTCCCCGCTTCATTACCACAATCTTATCCGCTTGTTTAATTGTTGATAATCGATGTGCAATGACAAGGGTTGTTCGATTTTGCATGACCTGTTCTAAGGCAGCTTGAATATACCTCTCTGATTCACTATCCAGAGCTGAGGTTGCTTCATCCAGAATTAAGATTGGTGCATCTTTTAAAATAGCCCTAGCAATAGCCAAACGTTGGCGTTGACCTCCAGATAACAATACCCCATTCTCACCAATTTTGGTGTCATAACCTTCAGGCAATTGACAAATAAATTCATCAGCAAAGGCCAGTTTTGCTGCCTGAATGATTTGCGTGCGAGTAGCATTAAAAGAACCGTAGGCGATATTGTTTGCCAAACTATCATTAAATAAGGTCACATGTTGACTGACAAGAGCAATTTGCGCTCGTAAACTGCTCAAGGAGATGTTGGCAATCGGTTCACCATCCAGGCGTATACAACCCTGATTCAGTTCATAAAAGCGTGGTAAGAGGCTCGCAATAGTCGTTTTCCCACTACCCGAATGGCCTACTAAGGCAACCGTTTCGCCGGCTGCCACCTTAAAACAGATATCATGCAAAACTCTCTGCCCTTCACGGTAAGCATAACTGACATGATCAAATTCAATATCACCTCTTGCTCTTTGTTTAAGTAACTTTCCTTCATCTTTTTCGCTTGGCTTGTCTAATAAGGCAAAGACACTCTCAGCACCTGCCAATCCTTTTTGGATCGTCGCATTTAACGTTGTTAGGGTTTTCATCGGTTTAATTAACTGCAACATGGCAGCAATAATGGCCAAAAATGAACCCGCTGTAATTGGAATAATTGTTGCTAACTGGATAGCAGCCAGCATAATTACCGTGATTCCCACAGCAATAACAAATTGGACTCCCGAGACATTAATCGCCTTGCTAGTAGCAACTTTCATGTCGTTTCTGCGTGAACTTTCCGTGGCCTTATTGAATTTTTTGATTTCATACTGTGCACCACCGAAAATTCTCACGACCTGATAACCATCAATTGCTTCCCCAGCGATCTCAGTGACTTCCCCCATTGTTTTTTGTACTTTATGGCTAATCCGTCGTATACGTTTGTTGGTATAGTTAACAATAAGGCCAACAAATGGGATAGTTACTAAAAACATCAGTGACAGTTGCCAATTAATAATTATCATCACGATCAATAGGCCAATAACTAGACAGGTGTTTTGCACAAAATCAGTCAAGGCATCGGCACTAACCTGAGCGACTTGCTCAACGTCATAAAGAATTTTCGATAATAACTGCCCTGAGGTTGCCTCATCATAATAATCAGCAGGGAGTCTGATAATGTGAGCAAAAACGCGTTGGCGCAGCACTTTTACTACCGATCTGGCAACCCAAGTCATGCAATAACTTCCCGCGGAACTGACAAGCCCACGAATAGTAACACCCAAAAGCACAATGAAAGGGATTTGTTTAACGAAGGCCATATCAATATCAATAAAGCTCTTATCAAGAAAAGGGCGCATCATGTACGTGAAGCCCGCATCAATGGCGGAAGATAATGCGTTGGCGAATATGCCCAGTAACAAAATAGGCCAGAAGGGTTTGACATAAGCAAGCAAGCGTCGATAAAGAGGACCTGTTTTGTTATAGGGCTTGTTTTTCATGCATCTGCTACGGTTGGGCCATTACGGAAGGGCAAATTGTACTCCTAAACAAGAGGTACGCCAATAGAGATGATTTGAGCAAAAGTAAACGATAGAGGGATTTAAAAAATCCCAATAAAAATCTTCCTCCGTTCGGGCTGAGGAGGTGTTTACGCCGTCTCGAAGCTCTCTGGTCAGTGACAAAGGCTTCGAGACAGCGCTAAAGTGCTTCCTCAGCCTGAACGGTATAATTACTTAACTTGACACTGAGTATGAATCACCCTGCAACTAAAGCCGGAATTAAGGCTGGTCCTTTATAGATCAAACCCGTATAAACTTGCAATAAGGACGCACCCGCGTATAGTTTTTCTTGTGCAGCTTTAGGACTATCAATCCCCCCCACACCTATAAGCGTTACATCATTCCCAACAATTTCCTTTAAAATTCGCAGACATTGGGTAGAGCGTTCAAAAAGAGGCTGGCCGCTTAACCCCCCCTGCTCTTTAGCCTGTGGGAGATGATTCACCCCCTCACGAGAGCAGGTTGTATTTGTGGCAATGATTCCAGAAACACCCATCTGAAGAACAACATCAGCGATTTCTTTAAGTGTTTCATCGGGTTCATCCGGTGATAATTTAACAACCAAAGGAACAAAACGTTGGTGAGTATCGGCTAAGCGTTGCTGTTCTTCACAGAGCTTACCTAACAAGTCACGAAAGAATTTATCCTGCTGCAAGAGGCGTAAATCAGGTGTGTTTGGAGATGAAATGTTAATGGTTACATAGGAAGCATATTCATACACTTTACGCAGACAATAAAGATAATCATCAGCAGCACAGGTGATCGCTGTTTCTTTGTTTTTACCGATATTAATTCCTAATATGCCTTTATACTTTGCTTTTCTGACATTAGCGACCAAGGCGTCGACACCAAGGTTATTAAACCCCATACGATTAATGAGGGCAGTGGCTTGCGCTAAACGAAAAAGCCTGGGTTTAGGGTTGCCAAGCTGGGGGCGAGGTGTCACGGTTCCAACCTCAATAAATGAAAAACCTAACTTATTTAGGGCATCAAGATGTTCACCATTTTTATCTAGACCAGCTGCTAAACCAATGGGATGCTCAAACTCAAGCCCCATAACCGATAGTGGCTTTCTTGGAGGTTGTTTGAAACAAAACTTAGGTAACCAATGTAAAGCGGCTAACGTCAATCCGTGAGCTTTTTCAGCATCCATCCTAAAAAGGAAGGGACGAAAAAGTGAGTACATCTTAAACTCCAGAATAATACTCGATCTTCAAATTTTTAATTTGACTAATCAAAAAACCGAATTACCGTGGCTTGACCACGGTAATTCGACATTCTGAAAAGTCACGCAATAAAAACTTGAAGATTGAATAATAACTATTTTCAGAAAATCGCATAATAACTCAAGTTCCAATTGAAGTAATCACCCTCTTCGTGCCCTAGTCATTCTTATCATTCTGCGTTAAAGTAAATTTTTAATCTATTAAGACTCACCAAGGGATCGGTTCATGCAAAGTATCCTCAGGATAAGCATGTATTTGTTATTTTGTTTTTTAATATCCTGCCGGATTTCTTTACCACCTCAGCAGCAGCTTAAAAACTTGCAAGCGCTCCCAAATATAGACCGCTCGGTGAGCGCCAAGCAAAAAACACAAACATTTACTTCTGGGGATTGGCCCAATAAATATTGGTGGCTTGCCTATGGTTCACCCGAACTTAATGATTTAATCAAACAAGCCCTTGCTTGCAATCCGACCATTCAAGAGTTTAAAAGCCGTGTCATGGCTGCCAAGCAAGAAGCAATAGTCACTCGATCGCAACTTTTTCCTTTGGTTTTTTTTGATTACAAGGAAATTAGACAGTACCTAAGTAAGAATGGCTTGTTACGAGCTCTAAATCCTAAGTTGCCCTTACGTACTGATCTGATAGATCTCTCCCTGTCTTTTCAGTATGATTTTGATTTTTGGGGGAAGAATCGTAATCTGTTCTATGCCGCAATTGGCGAAGCAAAAGCACAACAAGCTGAAGCTGCTGAGGTACAACTGCTTACTACGACCGCCATCGCACAAGCTTATTTTGCATATAAAGTAAACTTGATTAGAAAACAATTTTTCCAACAGTTGGTTGTTGTCCGTCAAAACAAGGCATCCTTACAGAATTTACTTGTTCGCAAAGGTCTGTCAGATGAGTTGTTATCTTATACTGCTGCTGAAAATGTTCTGGAGGCGCAAAAGTTACTTGCCAATATTGACGAAGAACTCGCGGTTGATAAACATTTGGTTAATATTTTAGCGGGACGTAATCCAGAAATCCCTCTATCCACGAGTAAAAAACTCCCCGGTTTGCCAAAAAAACTAACTATCCCCAAAACAATATCTCTCGACCTTATCGCACGACGGCCTGATCTCATGGCACAAATCTGGCGAGCAAAAGCTTTGGCTTATGAGACAGGCGCTGCCATGGCCGACTATTATCCAGACGTGAATATTGTCGGCTTGGTTGGCCTTGAAAGCACAAAATGGGAAAAGCTCTTCCGCTCGTCAAGTTTCACTGCAGCCCTAAAACCAGCCATTCATCTGCCTATTTTTACAGCAGGTGCCATCAGAGCCAATATTAGAGCGACAAAAGCCGAATTTGATGCAGCCATTTTTGCGTACAATAATTTGCTATTACAGAGCACTCAGGAGGTGCTCGATCTCTTGGCTTTTGCGCAATCGGTTTATCAACAGAAACGTGAACAACTAAACATTTTAAAGTATGCTACAGAACGTTACGGTTTAGTCCGCCTTCGCGAAAAAGAAGGTTTAGCGAGTGGCTTTGACGTGTATGATCAACAAGAAGACTTGATTCAAAAAAAACTGGCGAATCTTACGCTTCTTTATAATCAGTACCTGGCCTCTATAAAATTAACAAAAGCTTTGGGAGGTGGCTATTGTCAGACCGAGGTACCATTGGTGAAACGAACATGACAGAAAGAAGAAGCATTTATTATATTGTTCTTGCTCTCGTGCTTTTGACTTTTCTGATATTTCTATATTGGTTATTTATTTGGCGATTTCGGGAATACACCAATGATGCTTATGTTCAAGGCAATCAGGTATTCATTACAGCTTTGCGCAATGGCTTTGTTACTGGCATTTATACCGATGATAGTTTTCTTGTCAAAAAAGGACAGCTTCTTATAACCCTTGATGAAACAGATTCTTTGGTTGCTCTTGAAAAATCGAAAACAAAGCTGGCCACAGCAGTGCGCGAAGTTTGTCAAGCCTTTCATGATGTGTTTCGCCTGGCAGCAGAGATTGAAGTTAGAAGAGCTGAGTATTTAAAAGCCAAACAAAATTTCCAACATCGCGCTGGGGTCATAAAGGCAAGAGGTGTTTCTCTGGAAGACTATCAAAATGCAGCCGATGATTTAAAAGCAAGTGCAGCAGCATTAAGAAGTACAAAAGATAGTTATCAGAAAACGTTGGCTTTTGTTCAAGGAAGCTCAATCTTTGACCATCCCGTGGTGCAAAAAGCAGCACAAAGGGTTCGAGATGCATGGGTACAATTGTATCGCTGCAAGATTTATGCACCTGTAGAGGGCCTTGTTGCCCAAAGAACAATTCAGGTAGGTATGACAGTGACACCAACTCAACCATTGATGGCCGTTATTCCTCTCGATCAAATGTGGATCAATGCTAATTTTAAAGAAACACAACTAAAGCATATGCGCATCGGCCAACCGGCTCGAATAACCTCTGATCTTTACGGTCGTGGTGTGGTTTTCCATGGAAAGATTGTTGGTTTGCCTGGAGGTGCGGGCAATGCTTTTTCTTTATTGCCTCCTGAGAATTTATCAGGCAATTGGATTAAGATTGTCCAGCGTTTGCCTGTACGTGTGGCCTTGGATGCTGATGAGTTGAGAAAATTTCCTCTTCGCATCGGTTTGTCTATGGAAGTAACTGCCAATCTTACTGATCAACAAGGGCCCCGCATCCCACTAACCAACGATGGCCCATCATACACCACAGAGATTTTCCAAAAAGAAGAGCTTGGCGACAAGGAACTTATCAACACCATTATTCTTGCTAATCTCGATCCCACTCTGGAAAGATACGCACATCAGCCTTTGGGCCAAGAAATAGCGGCTAAGGAATTGGGACTTCAATGAGCTTATACATTCTTATTTTGTCTCTTGCGGCGGTGATATTTAACCTGACCTTACCTATCATGGCAGGCATTTATATTGTGAGTGATTTGGGAGGTAGCACCTTCCTAAGTGTTTATGGAGTGAGCTTTTTTTGTATCGGCAATGCCTTAAGTGTTCCTCTTGGTAAACCGGAAGCCACACCTCTAAATCCTGTACAACTTTATTTATTATGTTTGGCTTTCATGACACTTTTCTCCTGGCAGTGTGCTGTTGCACCGAATTATTTTTATTTTATTTTATTTCGCTTTTTAGAGGGTTTTGCGTCGGGACCACTCTATTTACTCATTACCCAGAGTTTAATTCCCCACATTTGCTCTGCCGAAAAACAAGAAAAATTACTGCCCTTTATATTTATTTTATTTTCATTTATCCCCGTGCTTGGTGCAAGTTGGGGCGGATGGATTGCTTATGATGGCAATTGGCGTACTCTCTTTTTTAGTAATATCCCTCTCTGCCTTTTCTTAATTATTTATA harbors:
- a CDS encoding CsiV family protein, producing MIRKLIFMGMIICSCLAQGKNASLYQVDLIVFTHQNASSIADDLKEVPQNTLHGIHLKTEGKGTATPYRLLPSSASKLKQEYWALNRKPQYHVLLHYSWLQPFNNQQTVILPKLSRDGWQVEGTIRVRRSNYYLLDTHLLFSTVYGQGSFVFAQKQRLKGGDTYYLDHPQAGILIKVHQVG
- a CDS encoding LysR substrate-binding domain-containing protein — translated: MNLRDLHYFVVLADVMHFGEAAKRCHVSQPTLSMQIKKLEEELGIVLFERNNKQVMLTEAGRALLGRAQQVLTNVAEMKELARQSADPYAGELHLGVIPTLAPYLLPHVMPAIQAAFPKLNIWLIEDKTHRLIEKLAGGQLDAAIMATPVEAEFSQRILFEEPFYFVSAKTPNRKKAAMEVNDLANEQVMLLEEGHCLREQAMAVCQLAKAEMQANFSATSLETLRFMVQAGLGVTLLPALSIYDNQQGLQVIPFAKPAPFRTIALYSRPGSAKLACLQAIGDIIRTTIQRVIGTHG
- the lpxK gene encoding tetraacyldisaccharide 4'-kinase, with translation MTMNLNKLWYGNHPLCWFLWPLALIYSCLSWIRRSYLLRFSQQQFPVPVIVIGNLTVGGVGKTPLVIALAKQIQAKGLRVGIVSRGYGASIRNFPHEITVTDEARMVGDEPLLIARKTGCPVVIAPKRVDAVHFLLSKYQCQVIISDDGLQHYAMGRSIEIAVIDGVRKLGNGLCLPAGPLREGPRRLRQVDFIVVNGGEWPKAYPMQFVPGNLINILTGQEISAETITFPVAAVAGIGNPQRFFTSLHNLGISFKKYPFPDHHHFQLNELQFKEKTVVMTEKDAVKCRSFAADSWYFLPIEAKLSDSFWQALWSHKHLQGYNLT
- a CDS encoding MFS transporter, which gives rise to MSFVSIPITARTRVYGIWLIGVSFVLFQFFLQLSSGVIIGAIMQEEQLSALQAGILGSAFYYIYTSMQIPVGILFDRRNTRLLLAANALLCSIGCFFFAHSHHLFLLIIGRMLIGAGSAFAFIGLSHLLRQHFPLKQFAFIIGLSETLGFLATMFGMIGMGAFIAQWGWRSIINSAGIVGLCIAFLSWQYIPGTTREITGLKYTQQLTQIFKNSSAWVNGLFVGLSFTVITVFGAMWAVPFIQIKLSCSLKLASTVDSMIFLGAAISCPLFGYLASLFSYRFLMIVSCFSTAGLILVILYLPFNNIFMLAFFMFLIGVCCGAYMLAYSIANELAPIDSLSTCTGFTNTLAMLTAPILQPLLGLLLDKLQEMAPESTLFAYQIALSIVPLSLIIAASLVVLLPLKR
- a CDS encoding proline--tRNA ligase, yielding MRASQWFLPTLKETPNDAEIVSHQLMLRAGLIRKLGSGLYTWLPLGLKVLRKVEQIVREEMNRANAMEVLMPAIQPAELWQETGRWETFGGQLLTMKDSNGRDYCFGPTHEEVITDLIRNELQSYKELPANFYQIQTKFRDEIRPRFGVMRAREFIMKDAYSFHLSQESLQETYNIMYETYCRIFDRLGLRYRAVEADTGAIGGSASHEFQVLADSGEDLIFYSDSSDYAANIEQATCLLPAKATQPPTENMKTVNTPGKKTIAEVADFLKVNPKDTVKTLIVEGSQHPLVALVLRGDDELNEVKAAKHPLVKSPLRLADDETIAKSLKTTVGFVGPVHLGIPVIADHFALAMPSFICGANQPDTHYLHTAWGRDAHYEDAYDLRNVKEGDTSPDSKGKLHSCRGIEVGHIFQLGDKYAEVMKAAVINEQGHLQTMIMGCYGLGITRVVAAAIEQHHDANGIIWPQTISPFQIVIIPINGHRSIIVKEAAESLYQQLSEQGFDVLLDDRNERPGVLFADSDLIGIPHRLVVSERHLKENVVEYKARDREEIHLVSLLGLEKFVRGLFK